ACCGACATAAATCTTGGAGAAAGAGGAAGAAACATAAAATAGGGTTAACAACTACCgacccaccaccaccaccacccccccccccccccaacccaccccaaacccaaccccctctgCTCCTCCTACTCCCTCCCTCCCTCCCTCTTGCAAGGGGTAGAGGTTTGcgctaaaaaaaaaatccatttaaaTGGTCAACGAGAAGTGACAAATCTTTATTGATAGTCTGAAAATCTATCTCACAATTTGCCCATGAGCTCCGAAATATAGATAAAACAAATCTGCTTACCACTTCACGAGGCCGAGCACCACCAAATAATGCAAACCTGCATCAACCAAAGATGATGAGCAATTGCTCATACATACCAATGACAGGCATTAAATGCAACAAAGTAAAACTAAAGAAAACAAAACTTCAAGCCAATATGTCACTTATGGAAGATGAACAGGGAGGCAAAATGGCCTAAGCCATTCATAGTCCATACTGAGTAGCATTTAGCTTGGTCATATTAATGCATTTGCCAATCTTGGATCAAGTTTGAGTTAAGCTAAATAGAAGCTACTTAATTTTGGCTCAAATGACAGCTTAAGAAAAATTAAGTTGCTAAACAAGGCACACAATTGGCATCTCCTCTGTTTTCATTGGAGAGATGGCTCATCTGTATTATTGGTTTTATGAGCTGACACGCTTTTGCAGATTACTGACCACATTGCCTTGTTTGAACGTGTCACTGACTTTTGTATAAATAGGATTCAACTTTATAAAGTCATCAAATAAGGtattgatttgaagtttgaaaatttgaaaaattgaaaagCTTGAAAAATATTTCCTTCACAACTTAACACTGTCCCTAAGATCAGTGTCGTTGTTGCAAAGTTCACCCGTGTTTTGAGCAGCCACCAACTTGTTGAACATTTTCACTTTGGTCTTGAATTTTTAGGactgaagaaaaaggaaaagccaGTTTTATACAAACAGCTGCTCATGAAAAGTTGTTCATGTGCAGTCATGGACATGAAGCACAACAAAAAAACTTTGTTTTCATTTTAGAAGATAGACACAAGATTAAGCAGTCAACAGATCCTCACAAGATTAAGCAGTCAACAGATACTCAAATTATTATCTACAAGAAGGAATCAGAAGCCATGTTATCCAGTAGAACAAAACCATGGGAAACTAATTACACAATTTCCAATTGATATGGTCAGATACAGACATAGGCCATAAGAACCAATATCACTCTAAAATTAACAGTTTCTACATCCCACCAGAAGAATGGAATTATCTTCAGTTTCCAGGAGGAGGGCTTTGCATGAGAGCCTCATGGTGTCAAACTCCCCCAGTCCCTCAATTCTCTCTCACAAATATTTTCGCTTTATCACCAATTAATGCAAGATATACAAAATACAGCACAATTTTTTACTATTTCAGCATTGCTTACTTTTAGAAATTTGGTAAGAATTTCAGGCCATTTCAATTACAATCAAACCTTTCATCTGCCAAAGAACAGTATTTGAGCTTAAAGTGGATACAAAAATAAATTAACTTGGAATGGATTTCAATCAACACAAACTTTCCCTAAAACATAAACCAAGTCATTTTGCATAAGAAGCTACGAACAAGAAACATAACTTGAATAAAAGATAATTAAACAAGCAGCTTTGTACAGATTATAATATATTAGAAAGGGTGTCGCCTGATATATTGTGATATTTTACTTGTATGAGAAGGAAATGGTAGCAATAATTCAGAAGTTCCACTAATATCTAACAATTTTATGCCACTAATCCTTTAAAtgcattcatattttattaaaataagtaaaaATTGCATAAACCATCAAAAAGTAGAAATAATTCAAAAGTTCCAAATGAAATTCCAACCTTCCCATTTCTGTGTTCCCTTCAGATTGTTCAACAGGTTGCGACCGTGACTTCAAATTCAATTTTGGACGCTCTATCACCTGATACTCACTCTCCAAATTAGCTAAACCAGAATTTGCAGCATTGACACTTCCATGCAATTCGCTAGTTTCAACATGACCATTGGCAGAGTTACTCAGCTGTTGGTATCCCTGCATTCAACCAAATAATAGGATTAAGTGTAATTATGCCAAAACGGACTTAAAAGAGAATCCTTTAGGATATTCACAATGTCAACCTGCTTGTGATCAACAGTAGGTGGTTCCAAATTTTCCAATGGCTTTGTTCTTGGAAGCAACTTCACCTTAGGCCGTTCAGATGATTCAGACTGCACCGGGGATAACAATTCAGTCCTACTAAATCTGACATCAGTATATGGTGGTTGAACCCTTTCACCATGCATTGACAGGTTCCTGTCTCTCAATTCTGAATATGAACCAACCCTGGTCTTTTCATGATCAACGTACTCCCTTTTGCCGTTTTGAACCCCATCCTGAAGAGCCATACCCCTTTCTACATGCCTTGCCAATGTCACATCAGGATATTCACTCCCACCCACTGCATCCATCCTATTGTATGCATACCCatcatggcctatggaggctacACTCTTTTCTGTTTCCAAATGCTCAATGACCTCATCATCTGTCTGATGGTGAATAGAATGCTTTGTCTGCCATCTGCCTGAAGACACCTTTTCAAGAGCACTTGCAAGGGCTAACTTTGAGACAGCACTTGCACCTGACCACGCGGATTGCACTGGCTCATTAACACCCACCACCACCTCCTTCCTGGCTGCCCATACATTTGGGTGTGACCCTCCAACGCTGTGCCCAGTATTACCCCCTACATTCTGCAGACTCGCCCCCACATAAGCCCCATCGCTAACCCTCCCTGAGTACGAACTTGCAAACTGCACCCCTGAAGCTGAAGCTGAAACTGACACCCTCCCACTCAACACAGGCTCCGGCTTGAGCTCTATCTTACTGGGTGGAACACGAAAGCTCTCATCACCCACTGTCCGGCGTGCAGCCGAAACACCATCTAAAGGCTTGCGTTCGTCCTCATCGAAATGACGGCCTATCTGTGTTGTATGACTGAGAAAAGGGGTTTTATCATCGAAATGCCTAGTGGCAGGGGACGAATTAGGCCTGGCACGGTGATCGGGACGACCCATTGACCCTCCCCATGAATTTGGACGGTCGTAACCAGAGCACTCCGAAGACCTAACAATTCTAAACAAAAACCAcgaaaattaatttgatttttgcaACTTACAGATCTAATGTTCACAGTTGGTCATGATTAATAGAATTTGAAGCAAATTGAGCATATTTTAATCATATAACTAAAGCCCAGATCTGGAATTACTCGAAACGTTATCAAATAATGAAAAAAtcgaattaaaagagaaaaacgtgaataaaaaaaaaaaggtgataaATTGAAACAAGGGCAAGAATTGGGACTTACACACCAGGAGCAGAAGGAAGAGGGAGATCAGTTGGGATAGAACCGCCATGAAAGTCCTTGAGAGTCATAGTATTGCCACTGAAAGCCTTCTTCTTCGACATTCTCTCTGTGTTTCTATGTATATCTCTCCCTCCCCTGTATGAGTATATGCGCGTACGCAGAGATTCAAACACGTTAACGCAAAATCTGATTAGACATCTGTGCGcacagagagaaagggagagagagagagagagagagagagagagaagaagagaacagCGATATCTCGAGAGAGCTGAGAAAAGCACAAGCCTTTGAAGTTTGTCCTCTTGTTCGCGTACTTTCTACTGCTTCTCTACCGTAAGGTATCGCCCTGTAGGGCTTTTGCGATTGCGATAGTGCCCctaattaattttagagtttattatATTTGtctctatttttattttattactataaaatttctaaatttaaaaaatattatataaaaatttctcATGTCTATTTATCAATTTAATACGTGATAATttcatattataaaataaaaaagttaaatttattttataaatttcagaattttaattattataaatataatttttagacataaaataataaaattttaattgctGTGATTATAATTTTTAGGCATGAAATTACAATGttttaattgttgtatgattcttTCTAATCCAATCAGATTATTCaacataattttttaaatttattttaagaaaaagtttaaaaaataatattaatatgataaatatataaaattgacatgataaatttcatatttattatGTGCCGTCACATTAATatcatttaataataattaataatttgaaatatatttattatggAGAAAAATATATcttattaaattgataaaattaaacttGTGTCAAAGCTTAAaacttatgttttttttttattttattttatttattatcttCTTTGATTTTAGAACTCAAAAACTTGGCTCAGAATACCtatatacataaataaataataaaagaaattgtgaaaatgtaaaataaattctaaatattgttggcaaaattgaaaattgaagagatagaacaactttagtgcgatataaaaaattaaagctgaaagtataattaaattatcaagtaatattacaaaactaaaattgaaaaatatatcgtgaataaattatattatgtttaaaatactttataatctaaatttaaataaaaaaaattagattaattataATAGTAATTAACTATAATAAGTGCAATATAAAATGAGATAACTTTaagattttatataatttaaatatcatTGTTATAAAATATAATGGCAGCTCAGGTGATTTGGCGAAGCattgtttcatttattttcttCCATGACTTGATTATCATGTGTCCATAGCTAAGTCCTCTGAAACATTGATTTCTCGCATATGACATACTATCGATGAAGCAGCATATATCCTCTCTCTCTTGTTCTGCCTGTTTACGCCATTGAAAAATAGTTCATATAAGGAAAATATATGTTGGAGAATTTTCTGTGTCGCAAAAGGAGTAGTAATTACCACTGAAGTTCATGGATTGAGTCCATGGTGAACCAACCAATATACATTTTGTTATTGGTGCATCATGAGACAAGAAATTTACAAATCAGATAATCTGCGAATGTCCAAATCCCATGTGCAGTTAAAAAATACTCCATTAAAAAGATTTTTGGAAGTGACCGCATTCTGCAGAAAGATAAGAGATCTTGAGTCATCATGTTTAATTATAGTGCAAGAAGTGTTCAAGTTGAGACTATATAAGATCAGGTACTATTATCCAATGAGGGATGTAGATATAAAAGTGTGCACATATTGACATGAACAAAGATAAGATATAAGACAGAATTACTGGCCTAGTAAATATACTAAATAAGATATGACAAAAAGTAAAAACTGGCCTTACTAACATTCATTTCAGGGTTAGCAAATTACTACAAAGCCAGGGAGGAGGGCTTTGGGATTTAGTAGATACAGTTCCTCAATATTAGAATATTGACCAACTTTCCCAGCCAATGAGTCAAAGCCTGGTTGGCCTGCCATTTCTTGAAATTTCTCCAGAGGTTTATGAACCCTCCCAGCAATAACTCTGCATACCAACAAAGCCTTTCTTGCAGCCGAATGATTGTCTTGGCTAAGTTCAAAACACTCCATGGCTCTTCCACTGGTGGAAGCAGTAAAATACCAACACAACCTTGAAGGTCTTTCTCGGAGAACCCATGTCTCAAAATTTGGCAAACACCACATTTCTCCAATGTAAAGAGGCTAGAAGAGCCATTCAGGCCAAGAGAACAAGCAATGGCTATTCCATGGAACCTTAAGAGCTCATTTCCATCAGCAAGACAGCGTGGGTGTCTTGTGGGCAGCTTACAAGCTTTGATCTTCACCATTTCTCTACGTTCTTCAAATTGAGCAACGGTGATTTGCATGCTGTGGACCTTGAGAACCCTTTCTATATGGATAGAGTTGACCTCACATTTTAGCCATCTTGCTCTGCAGATTATTTCTgctatctttctagataagtcgcCTTCTACAAGTTCAGTAACTGTGCAAGGAGAATGACATTTGAGTTTCCTTTGACCAATTTAGACtatgaaatcaaataaaaagaaaaatatattaagGGAAACGACAATAAACTGAATAATAACAATGCAGTGACAATTCATAAAACAGAATCTTTTTTGGCTTCAAATAGCTGAATATCACTAAAAGCCAGTTTGTTTAATCTCGAGAATTCAACAAAGTACTAGAAGACAATAAAGACTATTTATTTCATACATTAATTATCATAATGACTCTTACTAATCAATTATTTACTcgttttttctaaattttctcaTTCAATTATCTAGATCATGGATTTCTTCATACAGAACGCAAATGCAGGAGTTAAAGCCCATGGCTTTCAAGAACATTCGTTACATGTAAAGAATCTGAAAACAGACTAATTCTTGGCTATGCACAACAAAATATTGGATTTAGGAATTTTACCAGCATGTTAGGAGAGACGATGTGTTTCAACAATCTCCAATGTCTTTAACCTCTCGCAACATTTTTTGCAAATTAGAGCTGAGGAAGCGGAAAATTTTTTATCAACAGAACTCTTGTGCTTGGAAGACGTACCAATGCTAGTGCCACAGCCAAAAAAAGGAGAATCACCATGTATCTTTCTTGAAAGGCTATTTTACCTTCTGGTGTTATAATGGGAAGCCATTTCATGGCCTCCAGGGACAGGTGTTCCTGGGTTAACGGTACCCACGAAAGTAGAAGAGAACCCTTGCCACCGCTATTGCCACCGAACCCAGTAATCTTTAGTTCACATGTGGACTTGCTAAGGACTACCTCGTGGGTTATGTGGTTAATGAAATCACTGCTCTCCAGAGATCTTGGACTGCAACTTGGTGGCTTCTCTATGTGTCTCTTGCTTCCATGAATTACGTCTCTTAAATTTGACTCGGATCTCGAGCAGCCAAATCCGCATGACTTTCTTGTCTGAACGTTGTTCAGATAGCTCCTGGCCTTTGGATCGTGCACATCAGATGGCTGTGATTTGCAATGCAATGATCTCTTCAGAGAAAACCAAAAAGCAGGCATTATTTCTATTCTTTATTCTCTTTCGGCTCCCTTTTGCTTCTGATCTTTATATAATACTCGAAAGGCTCTGCATGGAGCACTCAAACTTCCAAGTCAAAATCAAGGGAAGGCAACCATTTCTATTCTCCTGGACAAGTTGTTTCTCTTTTAGTGCTCTACGCCCTATTTTTGCACCTTGTTTCCTTTGTTGAACCAACCATAGTAACAGTGGCAAGTCCAGGAAGATATGTTATCATTGAATTAGCTCATCAGTTAATTTTTCACCTTTTCACTTCTTGTTGTCTTATGCAGAGAAATTAGATTTAGTTCTTTGCCAAAGCGTGACAGGCGGCACTAGTTAAGACATGACTTACTCCTTTAACCTTTAATTTAAGTCACGTTCACAGACATGTCCATAATTTCCATATTCCATGACACTACTATAAGCCAACCTGCAGCAGAAGTTCATCATTATACACCCAATGAATTCCAGCAACACCCACCTGATCATGTTCCGATAGGGATCATGCACATGATCATGACTTTGAGAATGTGTTTACATATATTATATAAcaggttaaaaattaaaatagtttaaTTACTCCTTAACCGGTGCCTAAACACACTCGTTAGAATTCTCAGTATAAAAGTCACAAAATTACAATGGCCTCACAGCCAGTTGACTTCCAACAAGGAATAAGTATCACTACAAATCAACATTGCAGAACAGAGAATATCAGGTACTTTAAGCGTTATTAGTTCAAACATCACAAAACTACAGCAGTAGCATAACCGGTTGACTTCCAACGAGGTATAGTCAGCACTCACCACAGAACGACAATTCAGTACAGAAAAAAATATTGTGAAGCAACGAAAGAAGCATTTCTTTTACTCAAGTTGTGACCCCAGAGGCACTCTAGACCAACTACTTGAGAGTGATCCACGAAGAGGTTCGCTTGAGAAAACAGGCCATTAACAATGATGTCATGAATGCACAAGGCAAGTACAGTAATGGAAGAGTATTTATATCCTGGGACCACAGCGTTTGATAAATCACTCTGCAGCGCTGGATGCTTCAAACATGGTTTTCTCGAGACCAAGTCTTCCAATCATCTTTGCAATTCCGTCTGCCCTCAGAGACTCAGTATCTTTGCAGACATCCAGACTCCAAGAATCTCTCAGCCCTTCTAATCAAGAGATCTACTTCAATGAGTTCTGTGAAAAAGCTCCTTGTTATAAGGACAGATGCAATTCTCCTCCCTCAATTATGTCACTATTAAGCAGTGATAAGCTGTCAACTATGGTTAAACCTTAAAAGACTGTTCTAATGAAGTTCGTAGCCACCTATTTACCAGCGTATCTGCTAGCCTTTCTACAAAACAGGGTTGGATTATAATATATTTTGACTTGTGGTGGTTATAGTTCATTTGCAAGGATCAGGCCAAAGTCCAAATTTCATACTGAAATGCACTTTAAGTTGGAAAAACTAAATGATTATAGCAGTAAAAAGAGGCCTTTGAATGATAGAAAAGGAGTTTCATCAACTTTACTGTGGTTATCCATTCAATGTCCTCAAGGTTTGGAAAATATTAAATACTACCATGCAAACTAATGATGTTTTTTCATGATTTATTTTCTCATTATTGAAGATCATAACGCTTGTATAATAAGTGTCACTGAGCAAATAAGGGAGTTAACACCCAACAAAAATTTAAGGGGAAAAAGAACTTGGTGTTCTAACTTAAAATAAGGTACAACTCATCTTTTGAAATTCAGGCTTACAAATTTATCAGTAGTTTGCAAAGTGAGGACAATCCATAAgtgacaatatcacaataaacgaATGCAGGATTTCTTCAATAAAGCTTGTATAATACGTATGACTCAGCAAATAAGGGAGTTAACACCCATCAAAAATTTAAAGGGAAAAAGAACTTTTTGAATTGTGCTTCCCCACCATTTCCATCAATTCCTTAGTGATCTAACTTAAAATAAGGTATAAGTCAACTTTTGAAATTCAGGCCTACGAATTTATCAGTAGTTTGCAAAGTGAAGGCAATCCATAAGTGACAATATCACAATAACGAATGCAGGATTCCAAATGTGGCATTGCAAATTTAATTTCAGAAGGTTACTGCATTTGAAATTGTCAATTGAGTAAAATAATAGTCTCAGCACATTTTGaactacacaacaatttcatgGTTGATAATTGTTATATCAAAGTTCAAGGAAGCATTGCATGAAGTTTTTAATTGAGCTAGTAGAAAGGCCAATTTCAAAATATATTCTCAAGCAAACACCTAAAAATCTGTGGAATTATCCAGAATAATCATGCCCTATGTACTCCATAGAAAGGGATGCATCATCATACTAATCAGCCATTGTGCTTGGCTCGTATTTCCTTCTAAGGAAACATAGATGCTAGACAGCAAATATCTCAGCAGGAATAATTTTGTAAATAACTATATCCTAATTAGGCTCTAATTCTGATTCCTGGCACATAAGCCCCCAATGCTCTATCACCACCCGTGGAAGTATCAGACTTATTATGGCTGCAAAATTAGGCTTTGCTTTCAAGCCGCCACTCTTAATCAAGTGCACGTATCTCAAAAGGGACACGTATCTCAAAAGGGACTCTTCTGGAACTCCGAGCGACCCCACATTGAGCTTGATCCCCCATGCCTTTACATTCCCAACAGGTATCATTAGATTAAAAACTAAAATACAATCTGTACAAGACATGATAAAACTATAATACATAATCTCTCTCACATGCCATACCTCAACATATTCTTTGAAAGCGGATGGACCTTTATGAAGCAAGTGTTCAGCCCAGTCATATGTATTGACAATACATCATGTTGGTGGAGCATGTAAATCACCTCTTTGATAAAAGACCTTGGCATAAGACTGTGGGAACCTCCAGAGAACTTCAGCCGTCAACAAACTGCCCCATGGACTCTAAAATATCCTGCCAAATATTATAATAGTAGGCACACATAGTAAAGAAGATCAAGATGAATCATCTTCCTTTAGTTGTATATAGATTCTGCTTCAGTTAATTACCATGGCTACATAAAACTGCTCTCTGACCAAATTATAGCAAACAAATTGATGAAGTTCTTATTATCTGCATCAAAATCCCAATCCAGGATGGAGGAGTATTATTACATACTTCAAGTGCAAATTCAGCTAGACCTCATGAACATACAAAGAAAAATTCAGATTCGTATAAATTTGTGCATGGAAATATGAGATTCATCAATACTTTCCATTTAGCTACTGAACATATTTAAAATTCGTTGTGGGTAACGATGATAAAGTCATCATGGGCTGGTAGAATTTCTCCAGATGCCCAGCTTCCACTTTTCAAGTTCCTAAACACAATTTTTCCTCATTTTCCTCATCATTGACCCTATTACTAAAATTCTAGTTGGGATGCTTTTAAAATGCACAAATTTTAACTACCCATTCAAAGATCACAGAATTTGAACTTACTACAGTTGCAATGGCACTAGAAAAGCAAATTGTTATAACATTACAAATTGCACGAAATCACATAGCATTTCAACAGATTAGTACATCAGTTGGAATTAATTAGCAATACGataaaatgataaataacatacctGAAGGCTGAAGCATGTTCTGGCTCAAGAGATTATACTGGGGACATCGCATCTTGGTGACTCCTTATCGGCAAGGTTTCTCTGGTTTATCTTCATCGTCGTAGTCGTCGAAGGTCTTCCATCGACAATACCACGACGTCCTT
The Hevea brasiliensis isolate MT/VB/25A 57/8 chromosome 18, ASM3005281v1, whole genome shotgun sequence genome window above contains:
- the LOC110654893 gene encoding uncharacterized protein LOC110654893 produces the protein MSKKKAFSGNTMTLKDFHGGSIPTDLPLPSAPGVIVRSSECSGYDRPNSWGGSMGRPDHRARPNSSPATRHFDDKTPFLSHTTQIGRHFDEDERKPLDGVSAARRTVGDESFRVPPSKIELKPEPVLSGRVSVSASASGVQFASSYSGRVSDGAYVGASLQNVGGNTGHSVGGSHPNVWAARKEVVVGVNEPVQSAWSGASAVSKLALASALEKVSSGRWQTKHSIHHQTDDEVIEHLETEKSVASIGHDGYAYNRMDAVGGSEYPDVTLARHVERGMALQDGVQNGKREYVDHEKTRVGSYSELRDRNLSMHGERVQPPYTDVRFSRTELLSPVQSESSERPKVKLLPRTKPLENLEPPTVDHKQGYQQLSNSANGHVETSELHGSVNAANSGLANLESEYQVIERPKLNLKSRSQPVEQSEGNTEMGRFALFGGARPREVVLKERGIDNAAIRNHGMGQHPDRVKHNLSRTERVPEHAVPIQHGERTDNIPPDQRTGKKIERKDQQVDIERVDKQRRNWRNENWRNSRETERQQQPQLQQGRPPSPETWRKPVEQPKPASPDATGLRYGKTASALELAQAFSKSFSDPKTADRYSGQRGLHGKTQVPFSRLMGPTPRPQINGY